One genomic window of Pelecanus crispus isolate bPelCri1 chromosome 18, bPelCri1.pri, whole genome shotgun sequence includes the following:
- the KAT7 gene encoding histone acetyltransferase KAT7 isoform X4, producing MPRRKRNAGSSSDGTEDSDFSTDPEHTDSSESDGTSRRSARVTRSSARLSQSSQDSSPVRNPPSFGAEEPVYSTRRVTRSQQQPAPVTPKKYPLRQTRSSGSETEQVVDFSDRGHLTGKHERHFSISGCPLYHNLSADECKVRAQSRDKQIEERMLAHRQDDNNRHATRHQAPTERQLRYKEKVAELRKKRNSGLSKEQKEKYMEHRQTYGNTREPLLENLTSEYDLELFRRAQARASEDLEKLRLQGQITEGSNMIKTIAFGRYELDTWYHSPYPEEYARLGRLYMCEFCLKYMKSQTILRRHMAKCVWKHPPGDEIYRKGSISVFEVDGKKNKIYCQNLCLLAKLFLDHKTLYYDVEPFLFYVMTEADNTGCHLIGYFSKEKNSFLNYNVSCILTMPQYMRQGYGKMLIDFSYLLSKVEEKVGSPERPLSDLGLISYRSYWKEVLLRYLHNFQGKEISIKEISQETAVNPVDIVSTLQALQMLKYWKGKHLVLKRQDLIDEWIAKEAKRSNSNKIMDPSCLKWTPPKGT from the exons AGGAATGCGGGCAGTAGCTCAGATGGGACAGAAGACTCTGATTTCTCTACTGATCCTGAGCATACAGACAGCTCTGAAAGCGATGGCACATCACGGCGATCCGCCCGTGTGACCCGTTCCTCAGCCAGACTCAGTCAAAGCTCTCAAG ATTCCAGCCCAGTTCGTAATCCGCCATCGTTTGGAGCAGAAGAGCCTGTCTATTCTACGAGGAGGGTAACCCGCAGCCaacagcagcctgctcctgtgacTCCAAAGAAATATCCGCTCCGGCAGACTCGCTCATCTGGGTCAGAGACTGAGCAAGTGGTTGACTTTTCTGATAGAG GGCACCTGACTGGAAAACATGAGCGACACTTCTCCATATCGGGATGCCCACTATATCATAATCTCTCAGCAGATGAGTGCAAG GTGCGAGCACAGAGCCGGGATAAGCAGATTGAGGAGAGAATGCTGGCCCATCGGCAGGATGACAACAACAGGCATGCCACCAGACACCAG GCACCAACAGAGAGACAGCTGCGGTACAAAGAGAAAGTAGCTGAGCTCAGGAAAAAGAGGAACTCAGGACTAAGCaaggagcaaaaggaaaaatatatg GAGCACAGACAAACCTATGGCAATACTAGGGAACCTCTACTTGAAAACCTGACGAGCGAGTATGACCTTGAGCTTTTCCGAAGAGCGCAAGCACGGGCATCTGAGGACCTG gAAAAGTTGCGGCTCCAGGGCCAGATCACAGAAGGCAGCAATATGATTAAAACAATTGCTTTTGGCCGTTACGAGCTGGATACCTGGTATCATTCTCCCTACCCAGAGGAGTATGCTCGTCTGGGACGTCTCTACATGTGCGAGTTCTGTCTCAAATATATGAAGAGCCAGACAATACTGCGCAGACACATG GCAAAATGTGTTTGGAAACATCCACCCGGTGATGAAATCTACCGCAAAGGCTCCATTTCGGTGTTTGAAGTGGATGGGAAGAAGAACAAG ATCTACTGTCAAAACCTGTGTCTGCTGGCAAAACTTTTCTTGGACCATAAAACACTGTATTATGATGTTGAACCCTTCCTCTTCTATGTCATGACAGAAGCTGACAACACTGGCTGTCACCTGATAGGATATTTCTCCAAG GAGAAGAATTCTTTTCTCAACTACAATGTTTCTTGTATCCTGACAATGCCTCAATATATGAGGCAAGGTTACGGCAAAATGctcattgacttca gctatttgctttctaaagtagaagaaaaagttGGCTCTCCGGAACGGCCTCTGTCTGATTTAGGTCTCATCAGCTACCGTAGTTACTGGAAGGAAGTTCTCCTTCGTTACCTGCATAATTTCCAAGGAAAAGAGATCTCTATAAAAG AAATCAGCCAGGAGACTGCGGTAAACCCTGTCGACATCGTTAGCACGTTGCAGGCGCTTCAGATGCTCAAGTACTGGAAGGGAAAACACCTGGTCCTAAAAAGACAG GATCTGATTGATGAATGGATAGCCAAAGAGGCAAAAAGATCCAACAGCAATAAGATAATGGATCCCAGCTGTTTGAAATGGACCCCTCCTAAGGGAACTTAA
- the KAT7 gene encoding histone acetyltransferase KAT7 isoform X3 has product MPRRKRNAGSSSDGTEDSDFSTDPEHTDSSESDGTSRRSARVTRSSARLSQSSQDSSPVRNPPSFGAEEPVYSTRRVTRSQQQPAPVTPKKYPLRQTRSSGSETEQVVDFSDRDTKNAADHDESPPRTPTGNAPSSESDIDISSPNVSHDESIAKDMSMKDSGSDLSHRPKRRRFHESYNFNMKCPTPGCNSLGHLTGKHERHFSISGCPLYHNLSADECKAPTERQLRYKEKVAELRKKRNSGLSKEQKEKYMEHRQTYGNTREPLLENLTSEYDLELFRRAQARASEDLEKLRLQGQITEGSNMIKTIAFGRYELDTWYHSPYPEEYARLGRLYMCEFCLKYMKSQTILRRHMAKCVWKHPPGDEIYRKGSISVFEVDGKKNKIYCQNLCLLAKLFLDHKTLYYDVEPFLFYVMTEADNTGCHLIGYFSKEKNSFLNYNVSCILTMPQYMRQGYGKMLIDFSYLLSKVEEKVGSPERPLSDLGLISYRSYWKEVLLRYLHNFQGKEISIKEISQETAVNPVDIVSTLQALQMLKYWKGKHLVLKRQDLIDEWIAKEAKRSNSNKIMDPSCLKWTPPKGT; this is encoded by the exons AGGAATGCGGGCAGTAGCTCAGATGGGACAGAAGACTCTGATTTCTCTACTGATCCTGAGCATACAGACAGCTCTGAAAGCGATGGCACATCACGGCGATCCGCCCGTGTGACCCGTTCCTCAGCCAGACTCAGTCAAAGCTCTCAAG ATTCCAGCCCAGTTCGTAATCCGCCATCGTTTGGAGCAGAAGAGCCTGTCTATTCTACGAGGAGGGTAACCCGCAGCCaacagcagcctgctcctgtgacTCCAAAGAAATATCCGCTCCGGCAGACTCGCTCATCTGGGTCAGAGACTGAGCAAGTGGTTGACTTTTCTGATAGAG ACACTAAAAATGCAGCGGATCACGATGAGTCTCCACCTCGTACCCCCACCGGGAATGCCCCTTCCTCAGAGTCTGATATTGATATCTCCAGTCCAAATGTATCCCATGATGAGAGCATTGCCAAGGACATGTCCATGAAGGATTCTGGAAGTGACCTGTCTCACCGCCCTAAGCGCCGCCGCTTCCATGAAAGCTACAATTTCAACATGAAATGTCCCACTCCTGGTTGTAACTCTTTAG GGCACCTGACTGGAAAACATGAGCGACACTTCTCCATATCGGGATGCCCACTATATCATAATCTCTCAGCAGATGAGTGCAAG GCACCAACAGAGAGACAGCTGCGGTACAAAGAGAAAGTAGCTGAGCTCAGGAAAAAGAGGAACTCAGGACTAAGCaaggagcaaaaggaaaaatatatg GAGCACAGACAAACCTATGGCAATACTAGGGAACCTCTACTTGAAAACCTGACGAGCGAGTATGACCTTGAGCTTTTCCGAAGAGCGCAAGCACGGGCATCTGAGGACCTG gAAAAGTTGCGGCTCCAGGGCCAGATCACAGAAGGCAGCAATATGATTAAAACAATTGCTTTTGGCCGTTACGAGCTGGATACCTGGTATCATTCTCCCTACCCAGAGGAGTATGCTCGTCTGGGACGTCTCTACATGTGCGAGTTCTGTCTCAAATATATGAAGAGCCAGACAATACTGCGCAGACACATG GCAAAATGTGTTTGGAAACATCCACCCGGTGATGAAATCTACCGCAAAGGCTCCATTTCGGTGTTTGAAGTGGATGGGAAGAAGAACAAG ATCTACTGTCAAAACCTGTGTCTGCTGGCAAAACTTTTCTTGGACCATAAAACACTGTATTATGATGTTGAACCCTTCCTCTTCTATGTCATGACAGAAGCTGACAACACTGGCTGTCACCTGATAGGATATTTCTCCAAG GAGAAGAATTCTTTTCTCAACTACAATGTTTCTTGTATCCTGACAATGCCTCAATATATGAGGCAAGGTTACGGCAAAATGctcattgacttca gctatttgctttctaaagtagaagaaaaagttGGCTCTCCGGAACGGCCTCTGTCTGATTTAGGTCTCATCAGCTACCGTAGTTACTGGAAGGAAGTTCTCCTTCGTTACCTGCATAATTTCCAAGGAAAAGAGATCTCTATAAAAG AAATCAGCCAGGAGACTGCGGTAAACCCTGTCGACATCGTTAGCACGTTGCAGGCGCTTCAGATGCTCAAGTACTGGAAGGGAAAACACCTGGTCCTAAAAAGACAG GATCTGATTGATGAATGGATAGCCAAAGAGGCAAAAAGATCCAACAGCAATAAGATAATGGATCCCAGCTGTTTGAAATGGACCCCTCCTAAGGGAACTTAA
- the KAT7 gene encoding histone acetyltransferase KAT7 isoform X2 has product MPRRKRNAGSSSDGTEDSDFSTDPEHTDSSESDGTSRRSARVTRSSARLSQSSQDSSPVRNPPSFGAEEPVYSTRRVTRSQQQPAPVTPKKYPLRQTRSSGSETEQVVDFSDRDTKNAADHDESPPRTPTGNAPSSESDIDISSPNVSHDESIAKDMSMKDSGSDLSHRPKRRRFHESYNFNMKCPTPGCNSLGHLTGKHERHFSISGCPLYHNLSADECKVRAQSRDKQIEERMLAHRQDDNNRHATRHQAPTERQLRYKEKVAELRKKRNSGLSKEQKEKYMEHRQTYGNTREPLLENLTSEYDLELFRRAQARASEDLEKLRLQGQITEGSNMIKTIAFGRYELDTWYHSPYPEEYARLGRLYMCEFCLKYMKSQTILRRHMAKCVWKHPPGDEIYRKGSISVFEVDGKKNKIYCQNLCLLAKLFLDHKTLYYDVEPFLFYVMTEADNTGCHLIGYFSKEKNSFLNYNVSCILTMPQYMRQGYGKMLIDFSYLLSKVEEKVGSPERPLSDLGLISYRSYWKEVLLRYLHNFQGKEISIKEISQETAVNPVDIVSTLQALQMLKYWKGKHLVLKRQDLIDEWIAKEAKRSNSNKIMDPSCLKWTPPKGT; this is encoded by the exons AGGAATGCGGGCAGTAGCTCAGATGGGACAGAAGACTCTGATTTCTCTACTGATCCTGAGCATACAGACAGCTCTGAAAGCGATGGCACATCACGGCGATCCGCCCGTGTGACCCGTTCCTCAGCCAGACTCAGTCAAAGCTCTCAAG ATTCCAGCCCAGTTCGTAATCCGCCATCGTTTGGAGCAGAAGAGCCTGTCTATTCTACGAGGAGGGTAACCCGCAGCCaacagcagcctgctcctgtgacTCCAAAGAAATATCCGCTCCGGCAGACTCGCTCATCTGGGTCAGAGACTGAGCAAGTGGTTGACTTTTCTGATAGAG ACACTAAAAATGCAGCGGATCACGATGAGTCTCCACCTCGTACCCCCACCGGGAATGCCCCTTCCTCAGAGTCTGATATTGATATCTCCAGTCCAAATGTATCCCATGATGAGAGCATTGCCAAGGACATGTCCATGAAGGATTCTGGAAGTGACCTGTCTCACCGCCCTAAGCGCCGCCGCTTCCATGAAAGCTACAATTTCAACATGAAATGTCCCACTCCTGGTTGTAACTCTTTAG GGCACCTGACTGGAAAACATGAGCGACACTTCTCCATATCGGGATGCCCACTATATCATAATCTCTCAGCAGATGAGTGCAAG GTGCGAGCACAGAGCCGGGATAAGCAGATTGAGGAGAGAATGCTGGCCCATCGGCAGGATGACAACAACAGGCATGCCACCAGACACCAG GCACCAACAGAGAGACAGCTGCGGTACAAAGAGAAAGTAGCTGAGCTCAGGAAAAAGAGGAACTCAGGACTAAGCaaggagcaaaaggaaaaatatatg GAGCACAGACAAACCTATGGCAATACTAGGGAACCTCTACTTGAAAACCTGACGAGCGAGTATGACCTTGAGCTTTTCCGAAGAGCGCAAGCACGGGCATCTGAGGACCTG gAAAAGTTGCGGCTCCAGGGCCAGATCACAGAAGGCAGCAATATGATTAAAACAATTGCTTTTGGCCGTTACGAGCTGGATACCTGGTATCATTCTCCCTACCCAGAGGAGTATGCTCGTCTGGGACGTCTCTACATGTGCGAGTTCTGTCTCAAATATATGAAGAGCCAGACAATACTGCGCAGACACATG GCAAAATGTGTTTGGAAACATCCACCCGGTGATGAAATCTACCGCAAAGGCTCCATTTCGGTGTTTGAAGTGGATGGGAAGAAGAACAAG ATCTACTGTCAAAACCTGTGTCTGCTGGCAAAACTTTTCTTGGACCATAAAACACTGTATTATGATGTTGAACCCTTCCTCTTCTATGTCATGACAGAAGCTGACAACACTGGCTGTCACCTGATAGGATATTTCTCCAAG GAGAAGAATTCTTTTCTCAACTACAATGTTTCTTGTATCCTGACAATGCCTCAATATATGAGGCAAGGTTACGGCAAAATGctcattgacttca gctatttgctttctaaagtagaagaaaaagttGGCTCTCCGGAACGGCCTCTGTCTGATTTAGGTCTCATCAGCTACCGTAGTTACTGGAAGGAAGTTCTCCTTCGTTACCTGCATAATTTCCAAGGAAAAGAGATCTCTATAAAAG AAATCAGCCAGGAGACTGCGGTAAACCCTGTCGACATCGTTAGCACGTTGCAGGCGCTTCAGATGCTCAAGTACTGGAAGGGAAAACACCTGGTCCTAAAAAGACAG GATCTGATTGATGAATGGATAGCCAAAGAGGCAAAAAGATCCAACAGCAATAAGATAATGGATCCCAGCTGTTTGAAATGGACCCCTCCTAAGGGAACTTAA
- the KAT7 gene encoding histone acetyltransferase KAT7 isoform X7, whose protein sequence is MPRRKRNAGSSSDGTEDSDFSTDPEHTDSSESDGTSRRSARVTRSSARLSQSSQGHLTGKHERHFSISGCPLYHNLSADECKAPTERQLRYKEKVAELRKKRNSGLSKEQKEKYMEHRQTYGNTREPLLENLTSEYDLELFRRAQARASEDLEKLRLQGQITEGSNMIKTIAFGRYELDTWYHSPYPEEYARLGRLYMCEFCLKYMKSQTILRRHMAKCVWKHPPGDEIYRKGSISVFEVDGKKNKIYCQNLCLLAKLFLDHKTLYYDVEPFLFYVMTEADNTGCHLIGYFSKEKNSFLNYNVSCILTMPQYMRQGYGKMLIDFSYLLSKVEEKVGSPERPLSDLGLISYRSYWKEVLLRYLHNFQGKEISIKEISQETAVNPVDIVSTLQALQMLKYWKGKHLVLKRQDLIDEWIAKEAKRSNSNKIMDPSCLKWTPPKGT, encoded by the exons AGGAATGCGGGCAGTAGCTCAGATGGGACAGAAGACTCTGATTTCTCTACTGATCCTGAGCATACAGACAGCTCTGAAAGCGATGGCACATCACGGCGATCCGCCCGTGTGACCCGTTCCTCAGCCAGACTCAGTCAAAGCTCTCAAG GGCACCTGACTGGAAAACATGAGCGACACTTCTCCATATCGGGATGCCCACTATATCATAATCTCTCAGCAGATGAGTGCAAG GCACCAACAGAGAGACAGCTGCGGTACAAAGAGAAAGTAGCTGAGCTCAGGAAAAAGAGGAACTCAGGACTAAGCaaggagcaaaaggaaaaatatatg GAGCACAGACAAACCTATGGCAATACTAGGGAACCTCTACTTGAAAACCTGACGAGCGAGTATGACCTTGAGCTTTTCCGAAGAGCGCAAGCACGGGCATCTGAGGACCTG gAAAAGTTGCGGCTCCAGGGCCAGATCACAGAAGGCAGCAATATGATTAAAACAATTGCTTTTGGCCGTTACGAGCTGGATACCTGGTATCATTCTCCCTACCCAGAGGAGTATGCTCGTCTGGGACGTCTCTACATGTGCGAGTTCTGTCTCAAATATATGAAGAGCCAGACAATACTGCGCAGACACATG GCAAAATGTGTTTGGAAACATCCACCCGGTGATGAAATCTACCGCAAAGGCTCCATTTCGGTGTTTGAAGTGGATGGGAAGAAGAACAAG ATCTACTGTCAAAACCTGTGTCTGCTGGCAAAACTTTTCTTGGACCATAAAACACTGTATTATGATGTTGAACCCTTCCTCTTCTATGTCATGACAGAAGCTGACAACACTGGCTGTCACCTGATAGGATATTTCTCCAAG GAGAAGAATTCTTTTCTCAACTACAATGTTTCTTGTATCCTGACAATGCCTCAATATATGAGGCAAGGTTACGGCAAAATGctcattgacttca gctatttgctttctaaagtagaagaaaaagttGGCTCTCCGGAACGGCCTCTGTCTGATTTAGGTCTCATCAGCTACCGTAGTTACTGGAAGGAAGTTCTCCTTCGTTACCTGCATAATTTCCAAGGAAAAGAGATCTCTATAAAAG AAATCAGCCAGGAGACTGCGGTAAACCCTGTCGACATCGTTAGCACGTTGCAGGCGCTTCAGATGCTCAAGTACTGGAAGGGAAAACACCTGGTCCTAAAAAGACAG GATCTGATTGATGAATGGATAGCCAAAGAGGCAAAAAGATCCAACAGCAATAAGATAATGGATCCCAGCTGTTTGAAATGGACCCCTCCTAAGGGAACTTAA
- the KAT7 gene encoding histone acetyltransferase KAT7 isoform X6 translates to MPRRKRNAGSSSDGTEDSDFSTDPEHTDSSESDGTSRRSARVTRSSARLSQSSQGHLTGKHERHFSISGCPLYHNLSADECKVRAQSRDKQIEERMLAHRQDDNNRHATRHQAPTERQLRYKEKVAELRKKRNSGLSKEQKEKYMEHRQTYGNTREPLLENLTSEYDLELFRRAQARASEDLEKLRLQGQITEGSNMIKTIAFGRYELDTWYHSPYPEEYARLGRLYMCEFCLKYMKSQTILRRHMAKCVWKHPPGDEIYRKGSISVFEVDGKKNKIYCQNLCLLAKLFLDHKTLYYDVEPFLFYVMTEADNTGCHLIGYFSKEKNSFLNYNVSCILTMPQYMRQGYGKMLIDFSYLLSKVEEKVGSPERPLSDLGLISYRSYWKEVLLRYLHNFQGKEISIKEISQETAVNPVDIVSTLQALQMLKYWKGKHLVLKRQDLIDEWIAKEAKRSNSNKIMDPSCLKWTPPKGT, encoded by the exons AGGAATGCGGGCAGTAGCTCAGATGGGACAGAAGACTCTGATTTCTCTACTGATCCTGAGCATACAGACAGCTCTGAAAGCGATGGCACATCACGGCGATCCGCCCGTGTGACCCGTTCCTCAGCCAGACTCAGTCAAAGCTCTCAAG GGCACCTGACTGGAAAACATGAGCGACACTTCTCCATATCGGGATGCCCACTATATCATAATCTCTCAGCAGATGAGTGCAAG GTGCGAGCACAGAGCCGGGATAAGCAGATTGAGGAGAGAATGCTGGCCCATCGGCAGGATGACAACAACAGGCATGCCACCAGACACCAG GCACCAACAGAGAGACAGCTGCGGTACAAAGAGAAAGTAGCTGAGCTCAGGAAAAAGAGGAACTCAGGACTAAGCaaggagcaaaaggaaaaatatatg GAGCACAGACAAACCTATGGCAATACTAGGGAACCTCTACTTGAAAACCTGACGAGCGAGTATGACCTTGAGCTTTTCCGAAGAGCGCAAGCACGGGCATCTGAGGACCTG gAAAAGTTGCGGCTCCAGGGCCAGATCACAGAAGGCAGCAATATGATTAAAACAATTGCTTTTGGCCGTTACGAGCTGGATACCTGGTATCATTCTCCCTACCCAGAGGAGTATGCTCGTCTGGGACGTCTCTACATGTGCGAGTTCTGTCTCAAATATATGAAGAGCCAGACAATACTGCGCAGACACATG GCAAAATGTGTTTGGAAACATCCACCCGGTGATGAAATCTACCGCAAAGGCTCCATTTCGGTGTTTGAAGTGGATGGGAAGAAGAACAAG ATCTACTGTCAAAACCTGTGTCTGCTGGCAAAACTTTTCTTGGACCATAAAACACTGTATTATGATGTTGAACCCTTCCTCTTCTATGTCATGACAGAAGCTGACAACACTGGCTGTCACCTGATAGGATATTTCTCCAAG GAGAAGAATTCTTTTCTCAACTACAATGTTTCTTGTATCCTGACAATGCCTCAATATATGAGGCAAGGTTACGGCAAAATGctcattgacttca gctatttgctttctaaagtagaagaaaaagttGGCTCTCCGGAACGGCCTCTGTCTGATTTAGGTCTCATCAGCTACCGTAGTTACTGGAAGGAAGTTCTCCTTCGTTACCTGCATAATTTCCAAGGAAAAGAGATCTCTATAAAAG AAATCAGCCAGGAGACTGCGGTAAACCCTGTCGACATCGTTAGCACGTTGCAGGCGCTTCAGATGCTCAAGTACTGGAAGGGAAAACACCTGGTCCTAAAAAGACAG GATCTGATTGATGAATGGATAGCCAAAGAGGCAAAAAGATCCAACAGCAATAAGATAATGGATCCCAGCTGTTTGAAATGGACCCCTCCTAAGGGAACTTAA
- the KAT7 gene encoding histone acetyltransferase KAT7 isoform X5 produces the protein MPRRKRNAGSSSDGTEDSDFSTDPEHTDSSESDGTSRRSARVTRSSARLSQSSQDSSPVRNPPSFGAEEPVYSTRRVTRSQQQPAPVTPKKYPLRQTRSSGSETEQVVDFSDRGHLTGKHERHFSISGCPLYHNLSADECKAPTERQLRYKEKVAELRKKRNSGLSKEQKEKYMEHRQTYGNTREPLLENLTSEYDLELFRRAQARASEDLEKLRLQGQITEGSNMIKTIAFGRYELDTWYHSPYPEEYARLGRLYMCEFCLKYMKSQTILRRHMAKCVWKHPPGDEIYRKGSISVFEVDGKKNKIYCQNLCLLAKLFLDHKTLYYDVEPFLFYVMTEADNTGCHLIGYFSKEKNSFLNYNVSCILTMPQYMRQGYGKMLIDFSYLLSKVEEKVGSPERPLSDLGLISYRSYWKEVLLRYLHNFQGKEISIKEISQETAVNPVDIVSTLQALQMLKYWKGKHLVLKRQDLIDEWIAKEAKRSNSNKIMDPSCLKWTPPKGT, from the exons AGGAATGCGGGCAGTAGCTCAGATGGGACAGAAGACTCTGATTTCTCTACTGATCCTGAGCATACAGACAGCTCTGAAAGCGATGGCACATCACGGCGATCCGCCCGTGTGACCCGTTCCTCAGCCAGACTCAGTCAAAGCTCTCAAG ATTCCAGCCCAGTTCGTAATCCGCCATCGTTTGGAGCAGAAGAGCCTGTCTATTCTACGAGGAGGGTAACCCGCAGCCaacagcagcctgctcctgtgacTCCAAAGAAATATCCGCTCCGGCAGACTCGCTCATCTGGGTCAGAGACTGAGCAAGTGGTTGACTTTTCTGATAGAG GGCACCTGACTGGAAAACATGAGCGACACTTCTCCATATCGGGATGCCCACTATATCATAATCTCTCAGCAGATGAGTGCAAG GCACCAACAGAGAGACAGCTGCGGTACAAAGAGAAAGTAGCTGAGCTCAGGAAAAAGAGGAACTCAGGACTAAGCaaggagcaaaaggaaaaatatatg GAGCACAGACAAACCTATGGCAATACTAGGGAACCTCTACTTGAAAACCTGACGAGCGAGTATGACCTTGAGCTTTTCCGAAGAGCGCAAGCACGGGCATCTGAGGACCTG gAAAAGTTGCGGCTCCAGGGCCAGATCACAGAAGGCAGCAATATGATTAAAACAATTGCTTTTGGCCGTTACGAGCTGGATACCTGGTATCATTCTCCCTACCCAGAGGAGTATGCTCGTCTGGGACGTCTCTACATGTGCGAGTTCTGTCTCAAATATATGAAGAGCCAGACAATACTGCGCAGACACATG GCAAAATGTGTTTGGAAACATCCACCCGGTGATGAAATCTACCGCAAAGGCTCCATTTCGGTGTTTGAAGTGGATGGGAAGAAGAACAAG ATCTACTGTCAAAACCTGTGTCTGCTGGCAAAACTTTTCTTGGACCATAAAACACTGTATTATGATGTTGAACCCTTCCTCTTCTATGTCATGACAGAAGCTGACAACACTGGCTGTCACCTGATAGGATATTTCTCCAAG GAGAAGAATTCTTTTCTCAACTACAATGTTTCTTGTATCCTGACAATGCCTCAATATATGAGGCAAGGTTACGGCAAAATGctcattgacttca gctatttgctttctaaagtagaagaaaaagttGGCTCTCCGGAACGGCCTCTGTCTGATTTAGGTCTCATCAGCTACCGTAGTTACTGGAAGGAAGTTCTCCTTCGTTACCTGCATAATTTCCAAGGAAAAGAGATCTCTATAAAAG AAATCAGCCAGGAGACTGCGGTAAACCCTGTCGACATCGTTAGCACGTTGCAGGCGCTTCAGATGCTCAAGTACTGGAAGGGAAAACACCTGGTCCTAAAAAGACAG GATCTGATTGATGAATGGATAGCCAAAGAGGCAAAAAGATCCAACAGCAATAAGATAATGGATCCCAGCTGTTTGAAATGGACCCCTCCTAAGGGAACTTAA